Proteins co-encoded in one Christiangramia fulva genomic window:
- a CDS encoding Crp/Fnr family transcriptional regulator — translation MSSSNLYDSYERSLSLVEALKNLPGNDWMDLLTNFHEEKWPKNSCILNQEHYLYHFYIIISGRIKMYQVDENSDKEHTLFLLTKGDVFDLNCLFDEGSHQVYYECIDDIKVLAAPMQSIRTWLQNHPKYYRSFLIYSAKMMRQLESNFSQIIFTDISTRLANLLVTNLKDPRNLNLLCDLSNKELANLIGSTRAVVNRHLQKLKKSGSITMTRNQIKIQDIDQLQRELSKKKKNN, via the coding sequence TTGAGCAGTAGCAATTTGTATGACAGTTATGAAAGGAGCCTTTCACTGGTGGAAGCGCTTAAAAATCTTCCAGGCAATGACTGGATGGATCTTCTTACTAATTTTCACGAAGAGAAATGGCCAAAAAACTCCTGTATCCTAAACCAGGAGCATTACTTATATCATTTTTATATAATTATTTCCGGGCGCATTAAAATGTACCAGGTAGATGAAAATAGTGATAAGGAACACACGTTGTTTTTGCTTACCAAAGGGGATGTATTTGATCTTAATTGTTTATTTGACGAAGGTAGTCATCAGGTCTATTATGAATGTATAGACGATATAAAAGTGCTTGCTGCTCCAATGCAAAGCATAAGAACCTGGCTTCAAAACCATCCGAAATATTACAGAAGTTTCCTTATTTATTCTGCTAAAATGATGCGCCAGCTTGAATCAAATTTTTCTCAAATTATATTTACCGATATCTCAACCAGACTTGCCAATTTACTGGTTACCAACTTGAAAGATCCCAGAAACCTGAACCTGCTATGCGATCTTTCTAATAAAGAACTTGCTAATTTGATTGGTTCTACTCGTGCCGTGGTGAACAGGCATCTGCAAAAACTTAAAAAATCTGGTTCCATCACAATGACTCGAAATCAAATTAAAATTCAGGATATCGATCAGCTTCAAAGGGAACTCAGTAAAAAGAAAAAAAATAATTGA
- a CDS encoding FUSC family protein: protein MTVQLKNYYREFTRFLRSTDFSKALILSISIVVPISIFSSLGKLEIGVSLAMGCLLSSPSDVTGTYKHKSLGILTGALLGGCSYVIAKYAATGLLSSLVMLFLLIFAISYLAVYGFRASLVSFAGLLAVVLSFAGLSASSIEIWQKGLLIIGGGIWYLLLSSLWHFIRPKRATEQLLSETMELTGEYLQIRVKLYRNADHSQQLSKELLQLQVELNEKHENLRELLISSRKSGGNSGYARKRLLVFIDLVDILELAMAHPLDYEKMHELFKNDEAIINDFASFSEKLALQLMQIATALYRKKDLPVLELDKLLGDLENSFREFRSKIDIPERRESLLMLRHLLDYQQQQAERIINIDHVLRDIAKKPRPVMREKEAQKFLSTQEYDVKTLLSNFNFQSPFFRHSLRLSLIMIIGFLAGFYFSIQNSYWILLTIVVIMRPNYGLTKQRTRKRIIGTLIGGALAVGILFLTQNTTVYAILALVTLTLAFSLIQKNYTTAAIFITLSIVFIYALLKPDVLKVIKFRVLDTLVGAALAAAGNFFFWPKWEKQELPGNIAASLQANLEYFREISSFYQLKGKLPTSYKLSRKQAFLKIGDLNGAFQRMAQEPKAQKQQLALFYEIVSINQTFLSVLASLGTYIRTHPTTKASSAFKDYTENIIDNLETALNYLQDPSAEKSEKSFKRSPEEGLEEKYEKLVNYRNSEISQGKLDIDPKVREELQEAHLVTRQLKWLGELSVLIKKNCIKIIENK, encoded by the coding sequence GTGACCGTTCAACTGAAAAATTATTACCGGGAATTTACCCGTTTTCTTAGGAGTACCGACTTTTCGAAGGCGTTGATCCTGAGCATTTCCATCGTGGTACCTATCAGTATCTTTTCAAGCCTGGGGAAGTTGGAAATTGGAGTCAGCCTGGCTATGGGATGTCTCTTAAGTTCTCCCAGTGATGTTACCGGTACTTATAAACACAAGAGCCTGGGAATCCTGACTGGTGCGCTTTTGGGAGGTTGTTCTTATGTAATTGCTAAATATGCAGCAACAGGTTTGCTTTCGAGCCTGGTTATGCTTTTTCTTCTAATTTTTGCAATTTCCTACCTGGCGGTCTACGGATTTCGTGCTTCGCTCGTTTCTTTTGCCGGACTTTTAGCCGTAGTACTAAGTTTTGCCGGACTTTCGGCTTCTTCAATTGAAATTTGGCAAAAGGGTTTGCTTATCATTGGTGGAGGTATTTGGTACCTTTTACTAAGCTCGCTCTGGCATTTTATAAGGCCGAAGCGCGCCACTGAGCAGCTTCTTAGCGAAACCATGGAACTTACGGGTGAATATCTTCAGATCAGGGTTAAATTATATAGAAACGCCGATCATTCCCAGCAACTTTCAAAGGAACTTTTGCAACTGCAGGTTGAATTAAATGAAAAGCACGAAAATTTAAGGGAATTACTTATAAGTTCAAGAAAATCGGGAGGAAATTCGGGTTATGCGCGTAAGAGGTTACTTGTATTTATTGATCTTGTGGATATTCTGGAACTGGCTATGGCGCACCCGCTTGATTATGAGAAAATGCATGAGCTTTTCAAGAACGACGAGGCAATTATTAATGATTTTGCTTCTTTCAGTGAGAAGCTGGCCTTGCAATTAATGCAAATTGCCACAGCTCTTTACAGAAAAAAAGATCTTCCGGTCCTCGAGCTTGATAAACTGCTGGGAGATCTGGAAAATAGCTTTAGGGAGTTTCGATCAAAAATTGATATTCCCGAGAGGAGGGAGTCTTTGCTTATGTTAAGGCATCTGCTGGATTATCAGCAGCAACAGGCAGAGCGAATCATCAATATTGATCATGTGTTGCGTGATATTGCAAAAAAACCCAGGCCCGTCATGAGGGAAAAAGAAGCTCAGAAATTTTTGAGTACACAGGAATATGATGTGAAAACGCTGTTAAGCAACTTCAATTTTCAGTCACCGTTTTTCAGACATTCGCTGCGTTTAAGCCTTATAATGATCATAGGTTTCCTGGCAGGCTTCTATTTTTCCATTCAGAATTCGTATTGGATACTCCTTACCATTGTAGTGATCATGAGGCCAAATTACGGACTCACCAAACAAAGAACCCGAAAACGAATCATTGGAACTTTGATTGGCGGTGCACTGGCAGTGGGAATCCTTTTTCTTACACAAAACACTACTGTGTATGCCATCCTGGCCCTTGTAACTTTAACGCTGGCCTTTTCCCTTATTCAGAAAAACTATACTACTGCGGCCATTTTTATTACCCTTAGTATTGTGTTTATCTATGCACTTTTGAAACCTGATGTACTGAAAGTGATAAAATTCAGAGTTTTGGATACTTTGGTAGGAGCCGCCCTTGCTGCGGCAGGAAATTTTTTCTTCTGGCCGAAATGGGAAAAACAGGAACTTCCTGGAAATATCGCTGCTTCGCTTCAGGCAAATCTTGAGTATTTCAGGGAAATCAGTAGCTTTTATCAGCTAAAAGGTAAACTTCCCACTTCTTACAAACTTTCTCGAAAACAGGCCTTTTTGAAGATTGGCGACCTGAATGGAGCATTTCAACGTATGGCACAGGAACCTAAGGCTCAGAAGCAGCAGCTTGCTCTTTTTTACGAGATTGTTAGCATTAATCAAACATTTCTTTCGGTTTTGGCCTCGCTGGGAACTTATATCAGGACCCATCCCACCACTAAAGCTTCATCAGCTTTTAAAGATTATACTGAAAATATTATTGATAATTTGGAAACTGCCTTAAACTACTTGCAGGATCCTTCCGCAGAAAAAAGCGAGAAAAGCTTTAAACGATCGCCAGAAGAAGGTCTGGAAGAAAAATATGAAAAGCTTGTAAATTACAGGAATTCCGAAATTTCACAGGGAAAACTTGATATAGATCCGAAGGTTCGGGAAGAATTACAGGAAGCGCACCTGGTGACGCGACAATTAAAGTGGCTTGGTGAATTATCGGTCTTAATTAAAAAGAATTGTATAAAAATCATTGAAAATAAATGA
- the cysM gene encoding cysteine synthase CysM, whose protein sequence is MNDSILDLVGNTPLVKSKRLITKPGVDLYFKLEGQNPGGSVKDRPAFNMIKSALERGEITKKTKLIEATSGNTGIALAMIAGIYGLDIELVMPENSTVERVQTMRAYGAKVTLTGADVGIEGSRDYAEDKMKTGDYFMLNQFGNDDNWKAHYKTTGPEIWNDTNQKITHFVSSMGTTGTIMGTSTFLKEKNSDIQIVGVQPTDNAKIPGIRKWPEEYLPKIFNPKKVDQVIEVNEEEAVAMTRRLAEEEGIFAGMSSGGAAAAAVRLCEKLDTGLVVSIVCDRGDRYLSSDLFK, encoded by the coding sequence ATGAATGATTCGATTTTAGACCTGGTAGGAAATACACCGCTTGTAAAATCAAAGAGATTAATAACCAAACCGGGGGTAGATCTTTACTTTAAACTGGAAGGACAAAATCCAGGAGGAAGCGTAAAAGACCGCCCCGCGTTTAATATGATCAAAAGTGCTCTCGAGCGAGGTGAAATCACTAAAAAAACAAAACTTATTGAAGCCACCAGCGGAAATACCGGCATTGCGCTGGCGATGATCGCGGGAATTTACGGCCTTGATATTGAACTGGTGATGCCTGAGAATTCTACAGTGGAAAGAGTACAGACCATGAGAGCCTATGGAGCAAAAGTAACCCTTACAGGTGCAGATGTTGGTATTGAAGGTTCTCGCGATTATGCTGAAGATAAGATGAAAACCGGTGATTATTTTATGCTTAACCAGTTCGGTAACGATGATAACTGGAAAGCGCATTATAAAACCACAGGTCCTGAGATCTGGAATGACACCAATCAAAAGATCACCCATTTTGTATCTTCCATGGGTACAACCGGGACCATCATGGGAACTTCAACTTTTCTGAAAGAGAAAAACAGTGATATTCAAATTGTGGGAGTGCAGCCAACAGATAACGCCAAAATACCTGGTATCCGCAAATGGCCTGAGGAATACCTTCCGAAGATATTCAATCCAAAAAAAGTAGATCAGGTAATAGAAGTAAATGAAGAAGAAGCTGTTGCAATGACCCGGCGCCTTGCCGAAGAAGAAGGAATTTTTGCAGGAATGAGTAGTGGTGGTGCAGCTGCTGCTGCGGTGAGATTGTGTGAAAAACTTGATACCGGCCTGGTGGTGAGTATCGTTTGTGACAGGGGAGACCGATATTTGTCTTCAGATCTTTTTAAATAA
- a CDS encoding DEAD/DEAH box helicase: MAVETFGIEKKKVDKELYGYQQKDIEKIFAVIDEHPEKYNLLYQLPTGGGKTVIFSQITREYIQRTKKKVLILTHRIELCRQTSKMLTGFGVRNKIINSKVKELPDQDDYMCFVAMVETLNNRLNDEKLEIQDIGLVIIDEAHYNSFRKLFKFFEKCFILGVTATPLSSNIKLPMKDNYRELIVGDSINSLIEKGFLAKANIYSYNVGLTNLKVGMNGDYTVKSSEELYSNYSMQEKLLNAYYERSKGKKTLIFNNGINTSVEVYHTFKNAGLPIRHLDNTSSKQDRKDILKWFKHTQDAIVTSVSILTTGFDEPTVETIILNRATKSLTLYFQMIGRGSRVLKNKDEFTVLDLGNNMARFGHWSSPVDWKQIFRSPDFYFENLLSDEEIEREFQYEMPPEIREKFSNTEDVSFNIEDAYDEVIKKGLKSKTVLEWSMDQHVKMCKENSEDVFDARLLVKELKDDIASRIRQYSYCISKSTKNYREWLEEDYSRRLRMRLNKEF, translated from the coding sequence ATGGCGGTAGAAACATTTGGTATTGAGAAAAAGAAAGTTGATAAGGAACTCTATGGTTACCAACAAAAGGATATTGAAAAGATATTTGCAGTAATAGATGAACATCCCGAAAAATACAATCTCTTATACCAGTTGCCAACCGGCGGAGGAAAAACGGTAATCTTCTCCCAGATCACCAGGGAATATATCCAGCGAACCAAAAAGAAAGTATTGATCCTAACCCACAGGATCGAACTTTGCAGGCAGACCTCAAAAATGCTTACCGGCTTTGGTGTTCGCAATAAGATCATAAACAGCAAGGTGAAAGAATTGCCCGATCAGGATGATTATATGTGCTTCGTGGCCATGGTGGAAACCCTGAACAATCGCCTTAATGACGAAAAACTTGAAATCCAGGATATCGGCCTCGTTATTATTGACGAAGCTCACTATAATTCTTTCAGAAAGCTTTTCAAATTTTTTGAAAAATGCTTTATCCTGGGAGTTACCGCCACGCCTCTTAGTTCGAACATCAAATTACCGATGAAAGACAATTACCGGGAACTCATTGTGGGAGATTCAATTAACTCACTCATTGAAAAAGGTTTTCTGGCAAAAGCGAATATCTACAGTTATAATGTGGGGCTTACAAATTTGAAAGTTGGGATGAATGGTGACTATACCGTAAAATCTTCTGAAGAGCTCTATTCAAATTACAGCATGCAGGAGAAGCTTCTAAATGCCTATTATGAACGTTCAAAGGGTAAAAAGACGCTTATTTTCAATAATGGTATCAATACCTCTGTAGAAGTTTATCATACTTTTAAAAATGCGGGATTACCCATTCGTCATCTGGATAATACAAGCAGTAAGCAGGACCGTAAAGATATTCTGAAGTGGTTCAAGCATACGCAAGATGCTATTGTGACCTCGGTAAGCATCCTTACCACTGGATTTGATGAACCCACCGTTGAAACCATTATTTTAAACCGTGCAACAAAGTCACTTACACTCTATTTTCAGATGATCGGCCGGGGGTCAAGGGTGCTTAAGAATAAAGACGAGTTCACTGTTCTTGATCTCGGTAATAATATGGCTCGTTTTGGCCACTGGAGTTCTCCCGTAGACTGGAAACAAATATTTCGTTCTCCCGATTTTTATTTTGAGAATCTTCTTAGCGATGAAGAAATCGAACGTGAATTCCAATACGAAATGCCGCCGGAGATCAGGGAGAAATTTTCAAATACCGAGGATGTTTCTTTCAATATCGAAGATGCCTACGATGAGGTTATTAAAAAAGGCCTTAAATCGAAGACTGTATTAGAATGGTCTATGGATCAGCATGTGAAAATGTGTAAGGAAAACAGCGAGGACGTTTTTGATGCCCGCCTTCTGGTAAAAGAGCTTAAAGATGATATCGCTTCCCGCATCAGGCAATATTCCTATTGCATTAGCAAAAGCACGAAGAATTATCGGGAATGGCTGGAGGAAGATTATTCCAGGCGTTTGAGGATGAGATTAAATAAAGAATTTTAA
- a CDS encoding DUF4397 domain-containing protein has protein sequence MTIEMILNKIFLRLLSSVILMIAGFNAQCQNQPAEIKVLNATPQELQISFDQKKANSNSLKLDIHSNEVTAYKQLPSHKYSIIVASNEDELLKKTFGLASAEKYTQVIYGIPSYSSRKNEETFTHKMHYIFEGSENYTKNGFLPGIMTFRDKFKLKKGATAIRVFHAAAGVTPINLKLREGKKTTNIASKLSYAKPVLIKQIKSGEKTIEVYLGNAPRPFIEKKFNFQSQKAYIIVLINVNGKPAIKILEN, from the coding sequence ATGACAATTGAAATGATCCTTAATAAAATATTTCTTCGTCTCTTGAGTTCTGTCATTTTGATGATAGCCGGGTTTAATGCACAATGTCAAAATCAGCCTGCCGAAATCAAAGTTTTAAATGCAACACCACAGGAGCTTCAGATAAGTTTTGACCAAAAGAAGGCTAATTCAAATTCATTAAAATTAGATATTCATTCAAATGAAGTCACAGCTTATAAACAATTGCCTTCCCACAAATATTCTATAATTGTTGCATCAAATGAAGATGAACTTCTGAAAAAAACCTTCGGACTCGCGAGTGCAGAAAAATATACTCAGGTCATTTATGGAATTCCTTCTTACTCTTCCCGGAAAAATGAAGAAACTTTCACCCACAAAATGCACTATATCTTTGAAGGTTCTGAAAATTATACAAAAAATGGCTTCCTTCCTGGAATAATGACCTTCCGCGATAAGTTTAAGCTGAAAAAAGGTGCTACTGCAATAAGGGTTTTCCACGCCGCTGCCGGTGTCACTCCTATTAATCTGAAATTGAGAGAAGGCAAAAAGACTACTAATATTGCCAGTAAACTTTCTTATGCGAAACCAGTTTTGATAAAACAAATCAAGTCTGGCGAAAAAACAATTGAAGTTTACCTGGGAAATGCGCCAAGGCCTTTCATTGAAAAAAAATTCAATTTTCAATCTCAGAAAGCCTATATCATTGTCCTTATCAACGTTAACGGGAAACCTGCCATAAAGATCCTGGAGAACTAA
- a CDS encoding T9SS type B sorting domain-containing protein, with product MKKFLAAAALLLFYIQAQAQLGFCTGSKGDPIFHEDFGSGTGTGPPLAPGITNYTFISEDPQDGQYTIADDIGNVITSWHQNLPNETLSNGRALIVNADYTAGLFYKTSISGLCENTTYEFSAFLINIYNRASQVCENGGIPINVRFEIWDESGTVLLNGGNTGDITSTNSPKWDRYALTFRSEPGQGSVILKMFNNGAGGCGNDLAIDDIIFRSCGDLTTVETTDGSTGIYAVCEENAPVNINLVASPDNSVYDEHYFQWQKSPDANSWTDIPGANSQNYNTGNINSTTYYRVKVAEDQVNLSSNVCSSASEFFELKIVQLPDAPQSNGNLQICEGDPIPALSVDVPDGIEVNWYDSSSGGNLLKENSLSYTPPDEGTFYAEAKAAGYNCKLSPRTAISLTINEVPSTSDEYLQLCPGSSQILDAGLTGMDYAWNTGQNSRTISINSSGTFTVKITNAWGCSAEKVFTVEMAANSTISEVVSEEEKVIILTKEEGKLLYSLDGLNYQSSNIFPSVPGGVYTAYVKDLADCQVSTMEFPHIVFPKYITPNNDGYHDTFRLNGIEYFEKSEVLIFDRYGKLLSSGRGPGFSWSGNFNGAKMPSGDYWYLVRILDYPDKKGHFSLIR from the coding sequence ATGAAGAAATTCCTGGCTGCGGCCGCTCTTTTACTTTTTTATATCCAGGCTCAGGCACAATTAGGTTTTTGCACAGGAAGTAAGGGAGATCCTATTTTTCATGAAGATTTTGGCTCTGGAACGGGTACAGGGCCTCCTTTAGCACCGGGAATCACTAATTATACCTTTATTTCAGAAGATCCTCAGGACGGGCAATACACCATTGCTGATGATATAGGAAATGTCATTACTTCCTGGCATCAAAATCTTCCAAATGAAACTCTTTCTAATGGAAGGGCCCTTATTGTAAATGCCGATTATACTGCAGGATTATTTTACAAGACCAGCATCTCCGGCCTTTGCGAAAATACCACCTATGAATTTTCAGCATTTCTCATCAATATTTATAACAGAGCCAGCCAGGTTTGTGAAAATGGCGGAATCCCCATAAATGTACGTTTTGAGATTTGGGATGAATCAGGTACGGTCTTGTTGAATGGTGGAAATACAGGAGATATTACTTCAACAAATTCGCCTAAATGGGACCGCTATGCGCTAACTTTCCGGTCTGAACCGGGACAGGGATCGGTTATTTTAAAAATGTTCAATAATGGCGCGGGGGGCTGCGGAAATGATCTTGCCATAGATGATATTATTTTCCGTTCCTGTGGAGATCTTACCACTGTTGAAACCACCGATGGTTCTACAGGAATTTATGCAGTTTGCGAGGAGAACGCACCCGTGAACATCAATCTTGTTGCCAGCCCAGATAACAGTGTTTACGACGAACATTATTTTCAATGGCAAAAAAGTCCGGATGCAAATTCGTGGACAGACATTCCGGGGGCAAATAGTCAAAATTATAATACGGGAAATATCAATTCTACTACTTATTACCGCGTAAAAGTAGCCGAAGACCAGGTAAATCTTTCCAGCAATGTATGCAGTTCTGCTTCAGAATTCTTTGAATTAAAAATTGTACAATTACCGGATGCACCGCAAAGCAACGGAAATCTTCAAATTTGTGAAGGTGATCCCATTCCTGCTCTGAGCGTAGATGTTCCTGATGGGATAGAAGTGAACTGGTATGATTCGTCTTCGGGTGGAAACCTGCTGAAGGAAAATAGCCTTTCCTATACTCCGCCTGATGAAGGAACTTTTTATGCTGAAGCAAAAGCAGCCGGTTATAATTGCAAATTAAGTCCGCGCACTGCCATTTCACTCACCATAAATGAGGTCCCGTCGACCAGTGATGAATATTTGCAGCTCTGTCCCGGTTCTTCACAAATACTTGATGCTGGCTTGACGGGTATGGATTATGCATGGAATACCGGACAAAATTCCAGGACGATCAGCATTAATTCTTCTGGTACTTTTACTGTTAAGATCACCAATGCCTGGGGTTGCTCTGCAGAAAAAGTTTTCACTGTTGAAATGGCAGCAAATTCTACAATTTCTGAAGTGGTTTCTGAAGAAGAAAAGGTCATCATCCTAACAAAGGAAGAAGGGAAATTACTGTATTCCCTGGATGGATTGAATTATCAGTCTTCAAATATATTTCCTTCGGTTCCCGGAGGTGTATATACTGCTTATGTAAAAGATCTGGCAGATTGCCAGGTGAGCACGATGGAGTTTCCTCATATAGTTTTTCCGAAATATATCACGCCCAATAATGATGGTTATCACGATACTTTCAGGCTAAACGGAATTGAATATTTTGAAAAATCTGAAGTTTTGATCTTCGATCGCTACGGAAAATTACTTTCATCCGGAAGAGGTCCCGGTTTTTCCTGGAGCGGAAATTTCAATGGAGCGAAAATGCCCTCCGGTGATTATTGGTATTTAGTGCGGATTCTTGATTATCCCGATAAAAAAGGTCATTTTTCACTTATTCGCTGA
- a CDS encoding DUF6155 family protein, whose amino-acid sequence MSKRAFKKYLKSLKKKDLEDQLTDLYERFPEVKTFYDFVFNPQEEKLVREAKAKISKEYFPKNRRKAKGRRSVAHKYIRHFLKLEMEPHALADLMLYNIEIAQAFAEEKDKITPAFEKSMFNSFEQATEFIISNGIVSEFAERIHRITEATLRQNWGISYKFEKLNDRFL is encoded by the coding sequence ATGAGCAAAAGAGCTTTTAAAAAATATCTAAAATCTTTAAAAAAGAAAGACCTTGAAGACCAGTTAACCGATCTTTATGAGAGATTTCCGGAAGTAAAAACTTTCTACGATTTTGTTTTTAATCCGCAGGAAGAAAAGCTGGTTCGGGAAGCGAAAGCAAAAATATCAAAAGAATATTTTCCGAAAAACAGGCGTAAAGCCAAGGGGAGACGATCAGTGGCACATAAATACATTCGGCATTTTTTAAAATTGGAAATGGAACCTCATGCCTTGGCCGATTTGATGCTTTACAATATTGAGATTGCCCAGGCTTTCGCCGAGGAAAAAGATAAAATAACCCCGGCTTTCGAAAAAAGTATGTTTAATTCTTTTGAACAGGCGACCGAATTTATCATTTCAAATGGAATTGTTTCTGAATTTGCAGAAAGGATCCATAGAATTACTGAGGCAACTCTAAGGCAAAACTGGGGAATTTCCTATAAATTTGAGAAATTGAATGACCGATTCCTTTGA
- the epsC gene encoding serine O-acetyltransferase EpsC, which produces MEFQKVVRQIEEHKKFPNLNLGIKEKTEAFTHKLFKTLFDNHTAVATNLKELGKDFEVLAKLVCWEPGSPCQDIWEEYLKKLPEILEKLNLDAKSIAENDPAANSVEEVYLSYPGFFAIAIYRLSHEFYKFGLPLVPRLMTECAHSLTGTDINPGAHIGNSFFIDHATGVVIGETAVIKDNVKIYQGVTLGALYVARDLRNIKRHPTIESNVTIYANATILGGKTVVGENSIIGGNVSITRSVPANSMVSHTPQITIKNTADK; this is translated from the coding sequence ATGGAATTCCAGAAGGTCGTAAGACAAATAGAAGAGCATAAAAAGTTCCCCAATCTTAACCTTGGTATTAAAGAAAAAACTGAAGCTTTTACTCACAAATTATTTAAGACCCTTTTTGATAATCATACCGCTGTCGCCACTAACCTTAAGGAATTAGGAAAAGATTTCGAGGTACTGGCAAAACTGGTTTGCTGGGAACCGGGTTCTCCATGCCAGGATATATGGGAAGAATATTTAAAAAAACTTCCTGAAATTCTTGAAAAATTAAATCTTGATGCAAAATCTATCGCAGAAAACGATCCCGCAGCAAACTCTGTGGAAGAAGTGTATCTTTCTTATCCCGGCTTTTTTGCAATTGCAATTTATAGATTAAGTCATGAGTTCTATAAGTTTGGACTCCCATTGGTTCCAAGGCTAATGACCGAATGTGCTCATAGCCTCACCGGGACTGATATTAATCCAGGAGCCCATATTGGAAATTCGTTTTTTATAGATCATGCCACTGGGGTGGTAATAGGGGAAACAGCGGTGATAAAAGATAATGTGAAAATATACCAGGGAGTTACCCTGGGAGCTTTATACGTGGCACGTGACCTCCGGAATATCAAACGGCATCCTACAATAGAAAGTAATGTTACCATTTATGCAAACGCCACTATTCTTGGTGGAAAAACAGTAGTTGGAGAAAACAGTATAATTGGAGGGAATGTTTCGATAACGAGGTCGGTACCTGCGAATTCCATGGTTTCTCATACCCCTCAAATTACTATAAAAAATACAGCAGACAAATGA
- a CDS encoding APC family permease has protein sequence MGKNNSSGSLGWPAVWALAAGGMVGGGIYTALGVVVAVSGQWAWLSFVISGIIAASSAYSYVVLANHYKESGGAFTFLREINKEGIAGSLSWLLLMGYVLTMAVYAFAFGHYLSFSFNGSPMISRLCAVGIMAALISLNLAGVTKTKKVEIAIVSLNLIALIGLAVIGFLHWDTVKLVSGIEPRAWWSAPIGAASIFMAYEGFQLLTYEYDEIKNPKKILKPTIMLAVFFVILIYAAVAIGAVMLAGALAIISQKQVSLSVAAQSVLGTPGLVIMTLAAVFATAAAINSTLFSSSNLSKRVADDNELPPFFKKTHNNVPYRAIILLGIMSTVLAVIGKLSSLVEAASMIFLITFGIVNIIALRYIKKGWKWIAWLGISIGAVVLIVLLLRLMTVAPIQLGILLFLAFLIILGRPALMKRFSSKKSKNDN, from the coding sequence ATGGGGAAAAATAACTCTTCCGGCTCGCTAGGCTGGCCGGCAGTCTGGGCGCTTGCAGCCGGCGGAATGGTAGGAGGAGGTATCTATACTGCCCTCGGAGTCGTGGTGGCAGTTTCCGGGCAATGGGCGTGGCTTAGTTTCGTAATTAGCGGAATTATTGCAGCTTCCAGCGCCTATTCTTACGTCGTACTTGCCAATCATTATAAAGAAAGTGGTGGCGCTTTTACTTTTTTAAGGGAAATAAATAAAGAAGGGATCGCCGGTAGTCTTTCCTGGTTGTTATTAATGGGCTATGTTTTAACAATGGCCGTATATGCCTTTGCTTTCGGACATTATCTTTCTTTTTCATTCAATGGGTCGCCAATGATCAGCCGTCTATGTGCTGTTGGGATCATGGCTGCTCTTATTAGTTTGAACCTTGCTGGGGTTACAAAAACCAAAAAGGTTGAAATAGCAATTGTTAGCCTTAATCTTATCGCGCTTATCGGATTGGCCGTTATAGGCTTTTTACACTGGGATACCGTTAAACTGGTTTCGGGAATTGAACCACGGGCATGGTGGAGTGCACCTATAGGAGCAGCGAGTATATTTATGGCCTATGAGGGTTTTCAACTGCTCACCTATGAATACGATGAGATCAAAAATCCGAAAAAGATTCTCAAACCAACCATTATGCTTGCTGTCTTTTTCGTTATTCTTATCTATGCTGCCGTAGCCATTGGTGCGGTTATGCTTGCAGGGGCCCTAGCAATAATTTCACAAAAACAGGTTTCCCTTTCAGTAGCCGCGCAAAGTGTGCTTGGAACTCCCGGCTTGGTTATAATGACCCTTGCGGCGGTCTTTGCCACCGCAGCGGCCATAAATTCCACACTATTTTCCAGTTCCAATCTTTCTAAACGAGTAGCCGATGACAATGAGCTTCCACCCTTCTTTAAAAAGACCCATAATAATGTTCCCTATCGTGCAATAATACTTCTTGGGATCATGTCTACGGTTCTTGCCGTTATAGGTAAATTATCATCGCTTGTGGAAGCCGCCAGTATGATCTTTCTAATCACTTTTGGTATTGTAAATATCATAGCTCTGCGTTATATCAAAAAAGGCTGGAAATGGATCGCCTGGCTGGGAATTTCTATCGGAGCAGTGGTTTTGATCGTATTATTACTTCGATTAATGACCGTAGCACCTATTCAGCTGGGAATTCTACTATTCCTTGCATTTCTGATCATATTAGGTCGTCCGGCTCTGATGAAACGATTCTCGTCTAAAAAATCTAAAAATGACAATTGA